In the Mauremys mutica isolate MM-2020 ecotype Southern chromosome 13, ASM2049712v1, whole genome shotgun sequence genome, one interval contains:
- the LOC123347907 gene encoding hornerin-like isoform X2, which yields MGELQVRRVLRRDVKVAKEAAEGSSSCRTCGCTPAALLTPRESDSSSALVESIFPTPSGAQGDAEKLVWPGGQRTGWPLSSIPSSGLQSPPGSFMAAAEPARGRDYQRAAEGCSVPLPDPASWVEGENVWVLELQPYGDPSGDEAVKLEPQGPFLRSSVKAVKQETLKPGIAGMPEPEGPFLRSSVKAVKQETLKPGIAGMPEPEGPFLRSSVRALKKEMPEPGIAGMLELEGPFLRSSVRALKQEMPEPGIAGMLEPEGPFLRSAVRALKQERPEPGIAGMLEPEGPFLRSSVRALKQERPEPGIAGMLEPEGPFLRSTGENIPWIPEQGRAGGNQHRAERRNPPRRRQGKNSRYDPLPGRQGGSPLRDITVPQSAAAGGPPHTCATCGKSFSRRSKLSSHQRNHTGDKPHSCGDCGKGFLWRSDLLRHQLMHTGERPHHCSQCGRGFSRASRLLQHQRVHMEASHGTEGSPVPNVLQGVHGEPGNGVGQSPGLSEGQRVHAEPGHGVGRSPGLNVGLGVHLDPRHEVGQSPGLSEGQGVHVEPGHGVGQSLGLNEGLGVHTEPDHRVGQSLVLNEGQGVHAEPGHGVGRNLGLSEGQGVHAEPGHGVGRSLGLSEGQGVHAEPGHGVGRSLGLSEGQGVHAEPGHGVGRSLGLSEGQGVHVEPGHGVGHSPRLSEGLGVHVEPGNGAERTWALSTLQRSHVEPAHRGEGNVAQSPTLFALQGVHGEPCHGAGWSPVLTTLQGIHAEPGHGVGRSLGLHEGLGVHAEPGHGVGRSPGLSQGLGVHADPAHGVGRSLGRSEGQGVHAEPGHGVGRSLGRSEGQGVHVEPGHGVGHSLGLSEGQGVHAEPGNGAERTWALTMLQGVHAEPCPGAGWSPVLTTLQRSHVEPAHGGEGNVAQSPTLFALQGVHGEPCHGTGWSPVLTTLQGIHAEPGHGVGWSPVLTTLQGVHAEPGHGASWSPVLTTLQGVHVEPCHGAGWSPVLTTLQGVHTEPGHGPGWTPMLTTLQGVHAEPGHRAGWSPVLTTLQGVHGEPCHGQEWSPALSALQGIHGEPSHSPEGNPALIALQRVHAESWHGAEGNVAQCPTVFALQRIHAEPCYGTEGPAAQSLELIVVQRVHGEPCHGAEGSSALITLQGVHGEPCHGTEQNPALHAVQTVHGEPCHGTEQNPALHAVQTVHGEPCHSTEQSLALSAVRTVHGEPCHGTEQSPALCAVQTVHGEPCQGTAQSQALHAVQTVHGELCHGTEQSPALNAVQTVHGEPCQGTEQSQALHAVQTVHGELCHSTEQSPDLHAVQTVHGEPCQGTEQSPALRAVQTVHGEPCHGVESPIAQSLALAALQSLQAGEAQCVIAERGGGLAETPPSSVALVQENPFQCPECRKCFSRSSYLVKHRRIHGAGKPHQCPQCGKCFSQRSYLCKHRRIHAAAAGKPHECALCGKRFSLRSYLCKHRRIHTR from the exons ATGGGTGAACTCCAG GTGAGGAGAGTTCTGCGGAGGGATGTGAAGGTAGCCAAGGAGGCTGCTGAAGGCTCCAGTTCCTGCAGGACTTGTGGCTGCACCCCTGCTGCTCTTCTGACACCCCGCGAATCTGACAGCTCCTCAGCTTTGGTCGAGAGTATCTTCCCGACACCCTCCGGGGCGCAGGGTGACGCAGAGAAATTGGTGTGGCCTGGTGGCCAGCGCACAGGCTGGCCCTTaagctctattcccagctctgg gctgcagagCCCACCCGGCTCATTCATGGCTGCAGCAGAGCCCGCTCGGGGAAGGGACTATCAGCGAGCTGCGG AAGGATGCTCTGTCCCCCTGCCGGACCCGGCGTCCTGGGTGGAAGGGGAGAACGTGTGGGTGCTGGAGCTGCAGCCCTACGGCGATCCCAGTG GTGACGAAGCGGTAAAGCTGGAGCCGCAGGGGCCGTTCCTGAGAAGCTCTGTGAAGGCTGTAAAGCAGGAGACGCTGAAGCCAGGCATAGCAGGGATGCCGGAGCCGGAGGGGCCGTTCCTGAGAAGCTCTGTGAAGGCTGTAAAGCAGGAGACGCTGAAGCCAGGCATAGCAGGGATGCCGGAGCCGGAGGGACCGTTCCTGAGAAGCTCTGTGAGGGCTTTAAAGAAGGAGATGCCCGAGCCAGGCATAGCAGGgatgctggagctggagggaccATTCCTGAGAAGCTCTGTGAGGGCTTTAAAGCAGGAGATGCCTGAGCCAGGCATAGCAGGGATGCTGGAGCCGGAGGGACCATTCCTGAGAAGTGCTGTGAGGGCTTTAAAGCAGGAGAGGCCCGAGCCAGGCATAGCAGGGATGCTGGAGCCGGAGGGGCCGTTCCTGAGAAGCTCTGTGAGGGCTTTAAAGCAGGAGAGGCCCGAGCCAGGCATAGCAGGGATGCTGGAGCCGGAGGGGCCATTCCTGAGAAGCACTGGAGAGAACATTCCCTGGATCCcggagcagggcagagctggtgggAACCAGCACCGGGCAGAGAGGAGGAACCCTCCACGGAGGAGGCAGGGTAAGAACAGCCGCTATGACCCCCTGCCGGGGAGGCAAGGGGGCAGCCCCCTGCGGGACATCACTGTGCCCCAGAGCGCAGCTGCAGGGGGGCCACCCCACACGTGTGCCACCTGTGGAAAGAGTTTCAGCCGCCGCTCCAAGCTGAGCTCCCACCAGAGGAACCACACTGGAGACAAACCCCACAgctgtggggactgtgggaaggGCTTCCTGTGGCGCTCGGACCTGCTCCGGCACCAGCTCATGCACACGGGGGAGCGTCCCCACCACTGCTCCCAGTGTGGCCGTGGCTTCAGCCGGGCCTCGCGGCTTCTGCAGCATCAGAGAGTCCACATGGAAGCCAGCCACGGAACGGAGGGCAGCCCGGTGCCGAATGTGTTGCAGGGAGTACACGGGGAGCCTGGCAATGGAgtggggcagagcccggggctgagCGAGGGCCAGAGAGTCCATGCGGAGCCTGGCCACGGAGTGGGACGGAGCCCAGGACTGAATGTGGGGCTGGGAGTCCACTTGGATCCCCGCCATGAggtggggcagagcccggggctgagTGAGGGCCAGGGAGTCCACGTGGAGCCTGGCCACGGggtggggcagagcctggggctgaaTGAGGGGCTGGGAGTCCACACAGAGCCGGAccacagagtggggcagagcctgGTGCTGAATGAGGGCCAGGGAGTCCACGCAGAGCCTGGCCACGGAGTGGGGCGGAACCTGGGGCTCAGTGAGGGCCAGGGAGTCCATGCGGAGCCTGGCCATGGAGTGGGGCGGAGCCTGGGgctcagtgaggggcagggagtccaTGCGGAGCCTGGCCATGGAGTGGGGCGGAGCCTGGGgctcagtgaggggcagggagtccaTGCGGAGCCTGGCCATGGAGTGGGGCGGAGCCTGGGgctcagtgaggggcagggagtccaCGTGGAGCCTGGCCACGGAGTGGGGCACAGCCCGAGGCTgagtgaggggctgggagtcCACGTGGAGCCCGGCAATGGAGCAGAGAGGACCTGGGCTCTGAGTACGCTGCAGAGAAGCCACGTGGAGCCTGCCCATAGAGGGGAGGGCAATGTGGCACAGAGCCCAACCTTGTTCGCACTGCAAGGAGTCCATGGAGAGCCCTGTCATGGAGCGGGGTGGAGCCCAGTGCTCACTACACTGCAGGGCATCCATGCAGAGCCTGGCCATGGAGTGGGGCGGAGCCTGGGGCTGCATGAGGGGCTGGGAGTCCATGCGGAGCCTGGCCACGGAGTggggcggagcccggggctgAGTCAGGGGCTGGGAGTCCATGCAGACCCTGCCCATGGAGTGGGGCGGAGCCTGGGGCggagtgaggggcagggagtccaTGCGGAGCCTGGCCACGGAGTGGGGCGGAGCCTGGGGCggagtgaggggcagggagtccaCGTGGAGCCTGGCCATGGAGTGGGGCACAGCCTGGGgctcagtgaggggcagggagtccaTGCGGAGCCCGGCAATGGAGCAGAGAGGACCTGGGCTCTGACTATGCTGCAGGGAGTCCATGCAGAGCCCTGCCCCGGGGCAGGGTGGAGCCCAGTGCTGACTACGCTGCAGAGAAGCCACGTGGAGCCTGCCCATGGAGGGGAGGGCAACGTGGCACAGAGCCCAACCTTGTTTGCACTTCAGGGAGTCCACGGAGAGCCCTGCCATGGAACGGGGTGGAGCCCAGTGCTCACTACACTGCAGGGCATCCACGCAGAGCCAGGCCACGGAGTGGGGTGGAGCCCAGTACTCACTACACTGCAGGGTGTCCACGCAGAGCCAGGCCATGGAGCAAGCTGGAGCCCTGTGCTAACTACACTGCAGGGCGTCCATGTGGAGCCCTGCCACGGAGCAGGGTGGAGCCCAGTGCTCACTACACTGCAGGGTGTTCACACAGAGCCAGGCCACGGACCGGGGTGGACCCCAATGCTCACTACACTGCAGGGCGTCCATGCAGAGCcaggccacagagcagggtggagcCCCGTGCTCACTACGCTGCAAGGAGTCCACGGGGAGCCCTGTCATGGACAAGAATGGAGCCCAGCCCTGAGTGCATTGCAGGGCATCCATGGGGagcccagccacagcccagaAGGGAACCCGGCGCTGATTGCCTTGCAGAGGGTCCACGCGGAGTCCTGGCATGGCGCAGAGGGTAATGTGGCACAATGCCCAACCGTGTTTGCACTGCAGAGAATTCATGCAGAACCCTGCTATGGCACTGAGGGACCCGCGGCCCAGAGCCTGGAGCTGATTGTGGTGCAGAGAGTCCATGGGGAGCCCTGCCATGGAGCAGAGGGGAGCTCAGCCCTGATTACCCTGCAGGGAGTCCACGGGGAGCCCTGCCACGGCACCGAGCAGAACCCGGCACTGCATGCAGTGCAGACAGTCCACGGGGAGCCCTGCCACGGCACCGAGCAGAACCCGGCACTGCATGCAGTGCAGACAGTCCACGGGGAGCCCTGCCACAGCACCGAGCAGAGCCTGGCACTGAGTGCAGTGCGGACAGTCCATGGGGAGCCCTGCCACGgcaccgagcagagcccggcacTGTGTGCAGTGCAGACAGTCCACGGGGAGCCCTGCCAAGGCACTGCGCAGAGCCAGGCACTGCATGCAGTGCAGACAGTCCACGGGGAGCTCTGCCACGGCACCGAGCAGAGCCCAGCACTGAATGCAGTGCAGACAGTCCATGGGGAGCCCTGCCAAGGCACTGAGCAGAGCCAGGCACTGCATGCAGTTCAGACAGTCCACGGGGAGCTCTGCCACAGCACCGAGCAGAGCCCGGATCTGCATGCAGTGCAGACAGTCCACGGGGAGCCCTGCCAAGGCACCGAGCAGAGCCCAGCACTGCGTGCAGTGCAGACCGTCCACGGGGAGCCCTGCCATGGAGTAGAGAGTCCCATAGCCCAGAGCCTGGCGCTGGCTGCGCTGCAGAGTCTCCAGGCTGGAGAGGCTCAATGTGTCATTGCTGAGCGAGGGGGAGGCCTGGCCGAGACCCCACCATCCTCCGTGGCCTTGGTGCAGGAGAATCCCTTCCAATGTCCCGAGTGCCGAAAGTGCTTCAGCCGCAGCTCGTACCTGGTGAAGCACCGCCGGATCCACGGGGCGGGGaagccccaccagtgcccccagtGTGGCAAGTGCTTCAGCCAGCGCTCATACCTCTGCAAGCACCGCCGGATCCATGCCGCAGCAGCCGGCAAACCCCACGAGTGCGCGCTGTGCGGCAAGCGCTTCAGCCTTCGGTCCTACCTCTGCAAACACCGCCGCATCCACACGAGATAG
- the LOC123347907 gene encoding hornerin-like isoform X3 yields the protein MGELQVRRVLRRDVKVAKEAAEGSSSCRTCGCTPAALLTPRESDSSSALVESIFPTPSGAQGDAEKLVWPGGQRTGWPLSSIPSSGLQSPPGSFMAAAEPARGRDYQRAAEGCSVPLPDPASWVEGENVWVLELQPYGDPSAGDEAVKLEPQGPFLRSSVKAVKQETLKPGIAGMPEPEGPFLRSSVRALKKEMPEPGIAGMLELEGPFLRSSVRALKQEMPEPGIAGMLEPEGPFLRSAVRALKQERPEPGIAGMLEPEGPFLRSSVRALKQERPEPGIAGMLEPEGPFLRSTGENIPWIPEQGRAGGNQHRAERRNPPRRRQGKNSRYDPLPGRQGGSPLRDITVPQSAAAGGPPHTCATCGKSFSRRSKLSSHQRNHTGDKPHSCGDCGKGFLWRSDLLRHQLMHTGERPHHCSQCGRGFSRASRLLQHQRVHMEASHGTEGSPVPNVLQGVHGEPGNGVGQSPGLSEGQRVHAEPGHGVGRSPGLNVGLGVHLDPRHEVGQSPGLSEGQGVHVEPGHGVGQSLGLNEGLGVHTEPDHRVGQSLVLNEGQGVHAEPGHGVGRNLGLSEGQGVHAEPGHGVGRSLGLSEGQGVHAEPGHGVGRSLGLSEGQGVHAEPGHGVGRSLGLSEGQGVHVEPGHGVGHSPRLSEGLGVHVEPGNGAERTWALSTLQRSHVEPAHRGEGNVAQSPTLFALQGVHGEPCHGAGWSPVLTTLQGIHAEPGHGVGRSLGLHEGLGVHAEPGHGVGRSPGLSQGLGVHADPAHGVGRSLGRSEGQGVHAEPGHGVGRSLGRSEGQGVHVEPGHGVGHSLGLSEGQGVHAEPGNGAERTWALTMLQGVHAEPCPGAGWSPVLTTLQRSHVEPAHGGEGNVAQSPTLFALQGVHGEPCHGTGWSPVLTTLQGIHAEPGHGVGWSPVLTTLQGVHAEPGHGASWSPVLTTLQGVHVEPCHGAGWSPVLTTLQGVHTEPGHGPGWTPMLTTLQGVHAEPGHRAGWSPVLTTLQGVHGEPCHGQEWSPALSALQGIHGEPSHSPEGNPALIALQRVHAESWHGAEGNVAQCPTVFALQRIHAEPCYGTEGPAAQSLELIVVQRVHGEPCHGAEGSSALITLQGVHGEPCHGTEQNPALHAVQTVHGEPCHGTEQNPALHAVQTVHGEPCHSTEQSLALSAVRTVHGEPCHGTEQSPALCAVQTVHGEPCQGTAQSQALHAVQTVHGELCHGTEQSPALNAVQTVHGEPCQGTEQSQALHAVQTVHGELCHSTEQSPDLHAVQTVHGEPCQGTEQSPALRAVQTVHGEPCHGVESPIAQSLALAALQSLQAGEAQCVIAERGGGLAETPPSSVALVQENPFQCPECRKCFSRSSYLVKHRRIHGAGKPHQCPQCGKCFSQRSYLCKHRRIHAAAAGKPHECALCGKRFSLRSYLCKHRRIHTR from the exons ATGGGTGAACTCCAG GTGAGGAGAGTTCTGCGGAGGGATGTGAAGGTAGCCAAGGAGGCTGCTGAAGGCTCCAGTTCCTGCAGGACTTGTGGCTGCACCCCTGCTGCTCTTCTGACACCCCGCGAATCTGACAGCTCCTCAGCTTTGGTCGAGAGTATCTTCCCGACACCCTCCGGGGCGCAGGGTGACGCAGAGAAATTGGTGTGGCCTGGTGGCCAGCGCACAGGCTGGCCCTTaagctctattcccagctctgg gctgcagagCCCACCCGGCTCATTCATGGCTGCAGCAGAGCCCGCTCGGGGAAGGGACTATCAGCGAGCTGCGG AAGGATGCTCTGTCCCCCTGCCGGACCCGGCGTCCTGGGTGGAAGGGGAGAACGTGTGGGTGCTGGAGCTGCAGCCCTACGGCGATCCCAGTG CAGGTGACGAAGCGGTAAAGCTGGAGCCGCAGGGGCCGTTCCTGAGAAGCTCTGTGAAGGCTGTAAAGCAG GAGACGCTGAAGCCAGGCATAGCAGGGATGCCGGAGCCGGAGGGACCGTTCCTGAGAAGCTCTGTGAGGGCTTTAAAGAAGGAGATGCCCGAGCCAGGCATAGCAGGgatgctggagctggagggaccATTCCTGAGAAGCTCTGTGAGGGCTTTAAAGCAGGAGATGCCTGAGCCAGGCATAGCAGGGATGCTGGAGCCGGAGGGACCATTCCTGAGAAGTGCTGTGAGGGCTTTAAAGCAGGAGAGGCCCGAGCCAGGCATAGCAGGGATGCTGGAGCCGGAGGGGCCGTTCCTGAGAAGCTCTGTGAGGGCTTTAAAGCAGGAGAGGCCCGAGCCAGGCATAGCAGGGATGCTGGAGCCGGAGGGGCCATTCCTGAGAAGCACTGGAGAGAACATTCCCTGGATCCcggagcagggcagagctggtgggAACCAGCACCGGGCAGAGAGGAGGAACCCTCCACGGAGGAGGCAGGGTAAGAACAGCCGCTATGACCCCCTGCCGGGGAGGCAAGGGGGCAGCCCCCTGCGGGACATCACTGTGCCCCAGAGCGCAGCTGCAGGGGGGCCACCCCACACGTGTGCCACCTGTGGAAAGAGTTTCAGCCGCCGCTCCAAGCTGAGCTCCCACCAGAGGAACCACACTGGAGACAAACCCCACAgctgtggggactgtgggaaggGCTTCCTGTGGCGCTCGGACCTGCTCCGGCACCAGCTCATGCACACGGGGGAGCGTCCCCACCACTGCTCCCAGTGTGGCCGTGGCTTCAGCCGGGCCTCGCGGCTTCTGCAGCATCAGAGAGTCCACATGGAAGCCAGCCACGGAACGGAGGGCAGCCCGGTGCCGAATGTGTTGCAGGGAGTACACGGGGAGCCTGGCAATGGAgtggggcagagcccggggctgagCGAGGGCCAGAGAGTCCATGCGGAGCCTGGCCACGGAGTGGGACGGAGCCCAGGACTGAATGTGGGGCTGGGAGTCCACTTGGATCCCCGCCATGAggtggggcagagcccggggctgagTGAGGGCCAGGGAGTCCACGTGGAGCCTGGCCACGGggtggggcagagcctggggctgaaTGAGGGGCTGGGAGTCCACACAGAGCCGGAccacagagtggggcagagcctgGTGCTGAATGAGGGCCAGGGAGTCCACGCAGAGCCTGGCCACGGAGTGGGGCGGAACCTGGGGCTCAGTGAGGGCCAGGGAGTCCATGCGGAGCCTGGCCATGGAGTGGGGCGGAGCCTGGGgctcagtgaggggcagggagtccaTGCGGAGCCTGGCCATGGAGTGGGGCGGAGCCTGGGgctcagtgaggggcagggagtccaTGCGGAGCCTGGCCATGGAGTGGGGCGGAGCCTGGGgctcagtgaggggcagggagtccaCGTGGAGCCTGGCCACGGAGTGGGGCACAGCCCGAGGCTgagtgaggggctgggagtcCACGTGGAGCCCGGCAATGGAGCAGAGAGGACCTGGGCTCTGAGTACGCTGCAGAGAAGCCACGTGGAGCCTGCCCATAGAGGGGAGGGCAATGTGGCACAGAGCCCAACCTTGTTCGCACTGCAAGGAGTCCATGGAGAGCCCTGTCATGGAGCGGGGTGGAGCCCAGTGCTCACTACACTGCAGGGCATCCATGCAGAGCCTGGCCATGGAGTGGGGCGGAGCCTGGGGCTGCATGAGGGGCTGGGAGTCCATGCGGAGCCTGGCCACGGAGTggggcggagcccggggctgAGTCAGGGGCTGGGAGTCCATGCAGACCCTGCCCATGGAGTGGGGCGGAGCCTGGGGCggagtgaggggcagggagtccaTGCGGAGCCTGGCCACGGAGTGGGGCGGAGCCTGGGGCggagtgaggggcagggagtccaCGTGGAGCCTGGCCATGGAGTGGGGCACAGCCTGGGgctcagtgaggggcagggagtccaTGCGGAGCCCGGCAATGGAGCAGAGAGGACCTGGGCTCTGACTATGCTGCAGGGAGTCCATGCAGAGCCCTGCCCCGGGGCAGGGTGGAGCCCAGTGCTGACTACGCTGCAGAGAAGCCACGTGGAGCCTGCCCATGGAGGGGAGGGCAACGTGGCACAGAGCCCAACCTTGTTTGCACTTCAGGGAGTCCACGGAGAGCCCTGCCATGGAACGGGGTGGAGCCCAGTGCTCACTACACTGCAGGGCATCCACGCAGAGCCAGGCCACGGAGTGGGGTGGAGCCCAGTACTCACTACACTGCAGGGTGTCCACGCAGAGCCAGGCCATGGAGCAAGCTGGAGCCCTGTGCTAACTACACTGCAGGGCGTCCATGTGGAGCCCTGCCACGGAGCAGGGTGGAGCCCAGTGCTCACTACACTGCAGGGTGTTCACACAGAGCCAGGCCACGGACCGGGGTGGACCCCAATGCTCACTACACTGCAGGGCGTCCATGCAGAGCcaggccacagagcagggtggagcCCCGTGCTCACTACGCTGCAAGGAGTCCACGGGGAGCCCTGTCATGGACAAGAATGGAGCCCAGCCCTGAGTGCATTGCAGGGCATCCATGGGGagcccagccacagcccagaAGGGAACCCGGCGCTGATTGCCTTGCAGAGGGTCCACGCGGAGTCCTGGCATGGCGCAGAGGGTAATGTGGCACAATGCCCAACCGTGTTTGCACTGCAGAGAATTCATGCAGAACCCTGCTATGGCACTGAGGGACCCGCGGCCCAGAGCCTGGAGCTGATTGTGGTGCAGAGAGTCCATGGGGAGCCCTGCCATGGAGCAGAGGGGAGCTCAGCCCTGATTACCCTGCAGGGAGTCCACGGGGAGCCCTGCCACGGCACCGAGCAGAACCCGGCACTGCATGCAGTGCAGACAGTCCACGGGGAGCCCTGCCACGGCACCGAGCAGAACCCGGCACTGCATGCAGTGCAGACAGTCCACGGGGAGCCCTGCCACAGCACCGAGCAGAGCCTGGCACTGAGTGCAGTGCGGACAGTCCATGGGGAGCCCTGCCACGgcaccgagcagagcccggcacTGTGTGCAGTGCAGACAGTCCACGGGGAGCCCTGCCAAGGCACTGCGCAGAGCCAGGCACTGCATGCAGTGCAGACAGTCCACGGGGAGCTCTGCCACGGCACCGAGCAGAGCCCAGCACTGAATGCAGTGCAGACAGTCCATGGGGAGCCCTGCCAAGGCACTGAGCAGAGCCAGGCACTGCATGCAGTTCAGACAGTCCACGGGGAGCTCTGCCACAGCACCGAGCAGAGCCCGGATCTGCATGCAGTGCAGACAGTCCACGGGGAGCCCTGCCAAGGCACCGAGCAGAGCCCAGCACTGCGTGCAGTGCAGACCGTCCACGGGGAGCCCTGCCATGGAGTAGAGAGTCCCATAGCCCAGAGCCTGGCGCTGGCTGCGCTGCAGAGTCTCCAGGCTGGAGAGGCTCAATGTGTCATTGCTGAGCGAGGGGGAGGCCTGGCCGAGACCCCACCATCCTCCGTGGCCTTGGTGCAGGAGAATCCCTTCCAATGTCCCGAGTGCCGAAAGTGCTTCAGCCGCAGCTCGTACCTGGTGAAGCACCGCCGGATCCACGGGGCGGGGaagccccaccagtgcccccagtGTGGCAAGTGCTTCAGCCAGCGCTCATACCTCTGCAAGCACCGCCGGATCCATGCCGCAGCAGCCGGCAAACCCCACGAGTGCGCGCTGTGCGGCAAGCGCTTCAGCCTTCGGTCCTACCTCTGCAAACACCGCCGCATCCACACGAGATAG